One region of Mustelus asterias unplaced genomic scaffold, sMusAst1.hap1.1 HAP1_SCAFFOLD_129, whole genome shotgun sequence genomic DNA includes:
- the LOC144484843 gene encoding uncharacterized protein LOC144484843 isoform X1: MEKPWKCGDCGKGYNAPSELETHRRSHTGERPFSCSDCGKGFTQSSHLQRHQRVHTGERPFTCSQCGKGFTRSSHLLSHKVTHTNERPFKCTDCGSGFKSSRELKSHQRIHTEERPFSCSHCTKMFRTTFHLRKHQRVHTGERPFTCSVCGNGFTQLSILLRHNLIHTNERPFKCSDCGSGFKSSVDLVSHQRIHTEERPFSCSHCTMRFKWSSALRIHQRVHTGERPFACSVCGKGLTRLSNLQKHQQIHK; encoded by the coding sequence atggagaaaccgtggaaatgtggggactgtgggaagggatacaatgccccatcagagctggaaactcatcgacgcagtcacactggagagagaccgttcagctgctctgattgtgggaagggattcactcagtcatcccacctgcagagacaccagcgtgttcacactggggagaggccattcacctgctctcagtgtgggaagggattcactcggtcctcccacctgctgagtcacaaagtcactcacaccaatgagagaccctttaaatgtactgactgtgggagtggatttAAAAGTTCTCGAGAACTGAAGtctcaccagcgcattcacactgaggagagaccgttcagctgctctcactgcacaaagatgtTTAGAACGACATTccacctgcggaaacaccagcgagttcacactggggagaggccgttcacctgctctgtgtgtgggaacgggttcactcagttatccatcctgctgagacacaatctcattcacaccaatgagagaccctttaaatgttctgactgtgggagcggattcaaaagctcagtggatctggtgtcccaccagcgcattcacactgaggagcgaccgttcagctgctctcactgcacaatgagatttaaatggtcatctgcactgcggatacaccagcgagttcacactggggagcggccgttcgcctgctctgtgtgtgggaagggattgactcggttatccaacctgcagaaacaccaacagATTCACAAATGA